In Anas platyrhynchos isolate ZD024472 breed Pekin duck chromosome 22, IASCAAS_PekinDuck_T2T, whole genome shotgun sequence, the following proteins share a genomic window:
- the DDI2 gene encoding protein DDI1 homolog 2 isoform X2, with protein sequence MLLTVFCLRRDRSELTFSLQVDADFELQNFRALCELESGIPAAESQIVYAERPLTDNNRSLASYGLKDGDVVILRQKETVEPRPSIRFPGLPRIDFSSIAVPGTSTQQRQPPAQRLRPSPSDASSFPQGLENPALLREMLLANPHELSLLKERNPPLAEALLSGDLEKFTRVLLEQQQDRARREQERIRLYSADPFDLEAQAKIEEDIRQQNIEENMTIAMEEAPESFGQVVMLYINCKVNGHPVKAFVDSGAQMTIMSQACAERCNIMRLVDRRWAGIAKGVGTQKIIGRVHLAQVQIEGDFLACSFSILEEQPMDMLLGLDMLKRHQCSIDLKKNVLVIGTTGSQTTFLPEGELPECARLAYGAGREDVRPEEIADQELAEAIQKSVEEAAKSVHMKAFGGACCSICALLATFYQL encoded by the exons ATGCTGCTCACCGTGTTCTGCCTGCGCCGCGACCGCAGCGAGCTGACCTTCTCGCTGCAGGTGGACGCCGACTTCGAGCTGCAGAACTTCCGCGCTCTCTGCGAGCTCGAGTCCGGTATCCCGGCGGCGGAGAGCCAG ATAGTCTATGCGGAGAGGCCTCTAACTGACAACAACAGATCTTTGGCCTCCTATGGCTTGAAAGACGGGGATGTGGTGATTTTGCGACAGAAAGAGACCGTAGAGCCACGGCCTTCAATCCGTTTCCCAG GTCTGCCGAGGATAGACTTCAGCAGCATTGCGGTTCCCGGGACATCCACGCAGCAGCGTCAGCCACCAGCACAGCGTCTGCGTCCGTCACCTTCCGATGCATCTTCGTTCCCTCAGGGTTTGGAAAATCCCGCATTGCTACGGGAGATGCTGCTTGCAAATCCCCACGAGCTGTCCCTGCTGAAGGAGCGCAATCCGCCCCTGGCGGAGGCACTGCTCAGTGGAGACCTCG AGAAATTCACCAGGGTGTTGCTGGAACAACAGCAGGACCGAGCCCGGCGGGAGCAGGAGAGGATCCGACTCTATTCAGCTGACCCTTTCGATCTTGAGGCACAGGCCAAGATAGAAGAAGACATCAG GCAACAAAACATTGAAGAAAATATGACGATAGCGATGGAAGAGGCCCCTGAGAGTTTCGGTCAGGTGGTGATGCTTTATATTAACTGTAAAGTCAACGGACATCCAGTGAAAGCCTTTGTTGACTCAG GTGCCCAGATGACCATCATGAGCCAAGCTTGTGCTGAAAGGTGCAACATAATGAGGCTGGTAGATCGGCGGTGGGCTGGCATTGCTAAAGGTGTAggcacacagaaaataattggCAGAGTGCACTTAG CTCAGGTTCAAATTGAAGGGGATTTCCTGGCGTGTTCCTTCTCAATCCTTGAAGAGCAGCCCATGGACATGCTTCTAGGACTGGATATGCTTAAGAGGCATCAG TGTTCAATTGATCTCAAGAAGAATGTACTAGTGATCGGCACGACTGGTTCTCAGACCACTTTCCTCCCGGAGGGCGAGCTCCCAGAGTGTGCCAGGCTGGCTTATGGGGCCGGGCGGGAAGATGTGCGGCCGGAGGAGATAGCGGACCAGGAATTAGCAGAAGCAATACAGAAGTCCGTAGAGGAAGCAG CAAAATCTGTCCACATGAAGGCATTCGGGGGTGCTTGCTGTTCAATTTGTGCTCTCCTTGCAACTTTCTACCAGCTCTGA
- the DDOST gene encoding dolichyl-diphosphooligosaccharide--protein glycosyltransferase 48 kDa subunit has translation MAAAAARLWWLLAAAAAAGAGPRTLVLLENGSLRDTHSLFFRSLADRGFELTFRTADDAGLSLIKYGEFLYDNLIVFAPSIEDFGGNINVETITAFIDGGGSVLVAASSDIGDPLRELGSECGIEFDEERTAVIDHHNYDISDPGQHTLIVADAENLLKAPTIVGKTTLNPILFRGVGMVADPDNPLVLDILTGSSTSYSFFPDKPITQYPHAVGKNTLLIAGLQARNNARVVFSGSLDFFSDAFFNSAVQKATPGSKRYSQTGNYELAVALSRWVFKEEGVLRVGAVSHHRVGELAPPNAYTVTDLVEYSIVIEKLSDGKWVPFDGDDIQLEFVRIDPFVRTFLKRNGGKYSVQFKLPDVYGVFQFKVDYNRLGYTHLYSSTQVSVRPLQHTQYERFIPSAYPYYAGAFSMMVGLFMFSIVFLHMKEKEKSD, from the exons atggcggcggccgcggcgcgCCTGTGGTGGctgctggcggcggcggcggcggccggggccgggccccgcaccctggtgctgctggagaaCGGCAGCCTGCGGGACACGCACTCGCTCTTCTTCCGCAGTCTGGCGG ACAGGGGCTTCGAGCTCACCTTCCGCACCGCGGACGACGCCGGGCTGTCCCTCATCAAGTACGGGGAGTTCCTCTACGACAACCTCATCGTCTTCGCGCCGTCCATCGAAG ATTTCGGGGGGAACATCAACGTGGAGACCATCACCGCCTTCATCGACGGCGGAGGCAGCGTCCTGGTGGCTGCCAGCTCGGACATCG gTGATCCACTGCGAGAGCTGGGCAGTGAATGCGGGATAGAATTTGATGAGGAAAGGACAGCTGTTATCGACCATCACAACTACGATATATCAGACCCAGGCCAG CACACGCTCATAGTCGCAGATGCTGAGAATCTACTGAAGGCTCCCACCATCGTGGGGAAAACGACGCTGAACCCCATCCTCTTCCGAGGAGTTGG GATGGTGGCTGATCCTGACAACCCGCTGGTGCTGGATATCCTGACCGGCTCTTCTACCTCTTACTCCTTTTTCCCAGATAAGCCCATTACTCAG TATCCACATGCGGTTGGGAAGAACACCCTTCTGATCGCAGGACTCCAAGCAAGGAACAACGCTCGTGTTGTTTTCAGTGGCTCTTTGGATTTCTTCAGCGATGCCTTCTTCAATTCTGCTGTGCAGAAAGCTACTCCTGGCTCCAAGAG GTACTCGCAGACTGGTAATTACGAGCTGGCTGTTGCCTTGTCGCGCTGGGTGTTCAAGGAAGAGGGCGTGCTGCGCGTTGGAGCTGTGTCTCACCACCGTGTGGGAGAACTTGCACCTCCTAATGCCTACACCGTCACCGATCTCGTG GAGTACAGCATCGTAATTGAAAAGCTTTCTGATGGAAAGTGGGTTCCCTTTGACGGAGATGATATCCAGCTGGAGTTCGTCCGCATCGATCCGTTCGTGCGGACTTTCTTGAAGAGAAACG GTGGCAAGTACAGCGTGCAGTTCAAGCTGCCGGATGTCTACGGAGTGTTCCAGTTCAAAGTGGATTATAACCGCCTGGGTTATACCCACCTCTACTCCTCTACCCAG GTGTCCGTGCGTCCCCTCCAGCACACGCAGTACGAACGTTTCATCCCCTCGGCGTACCCGTACTACGCTGGAGCCTTCTCCATGATGGTGGGCCTCTTCATGTTCAGCATTGTCTTCTTGCacatgaaggaaaaggagaaatccGACTGA
- the DDI2 gene encoding protein DDI1 homolog 2 isoform X4, which yields MLLTVFCLRRDRSELTFSLQVDADFELQNFRALCELESGIPAAESQIVYAERPLTDNNRSLASYGLKDGDVVILRQKETVEPRPSIRFPGLPRIDFSSIAVPGTSTQQRQPPAQRLRPSPSDASSFPQGLENPALLREMLLANPHELSLLKERNPPLAEALLSGDLEKFTRVLLEQQQDRARREQERIRLYSADPFDLEAQAKIEEDIRQQNIEENMTIAMEEAPESFGQVVMLYINCKVNGHPVKAFVDSGAQMTIMSQACAERCNIMRLVDRRWAGIAKGVGTQKIIGRVHLAQVQIEGDFLACSFSILEEQPMDMLLGLDMLKRHQCSIDLKKNVLVIGTTGSQTTFLPEGELPECARLAYGAGREDVRPEEIADQELAEAIQKSVEEAERQKP from the exons ATGCTGCTCACCGTGTTCTGCCTGCGCCGCGACCGCAGCGAGCTGACCTTCTCGCTGCAGGTGGACGCCGACTTCGAGCTGCAGAACTTCCGCGCTCTCTGCGAGCTCGAGTCCGGTATCCCGGCGGCGGAGAGCCAG ATAGTCTATGCGGAGAGGCCTCTAACTGACAACAACAGATCTTTGGCCTCCTATGGCTTGAAAGACGGGGATGTGGTGATTTTGCGACAGAAAGAGACCGTAGAGCCACGGCCTTCAATCCGTTTCCCAG GTCTGCCGAGGATAGACTTCAGCAGCATTGCGGTTCCCGGGACATCCACGCAGCAGCGTCAGCCACCAGCACAGCGTCTGCGTCCGTCACCTTCCGATGCATCTTCGTTCCCTCAGGGTTTGGAAAATCCCGCATTGCTACGGGAGATGCTGCTTGCAAATCCCCACGAGCTGTCCCTGCTGAAGGAGCGCAATCCGCCCCTGGCGGAGGCACTGCTCAGTGGAGACCTCG AGAAATTCACCAGGGTGTTGCTGGAACAACAGCAGGACCGAGCCCGGCGGGAGCAGGAGAGGATCCGACTCTATTCAGCTGACCCTTTCGATCTTGAGGCACAGGCCAAGATAGAAGAAGACATCAG GCAACAAAACATTGAAGAAAATATGACGATAGCGATGGAAGAGGCCCCTGAGAGTTTCGGTCAGGTGGTGATGCTTTATATTAACTGTAAAGTCAACGGACATCCAGTGAAAGCCTTTGTTGACTCAG GTGCCCAGATGACCATCATGAGCCAAGCTTGTGCTGAAAGGTGCAACATAATGAGGCTGGTAGATCGGCGGTGGGCTGGCATTGCTAAAGGTGTAggcacacagaaaataattggCAGAGTGCACTTAG CTCAGGTTCAAATTGAAGGGGATTTCCTGGCGTGTTCCTTCTCAATCCTTGAAGAGCAGCCCATGGACATGCTTCTAGGACTGGATATGCTTAAGAGGCATCAG TGTTCAATTGATCTCAAGAAGAATGTACTAGTGATCGGCACGACTGGTTCTCAGACCACTTTCCTCCCGGAGGGCGAGCTCCCAGAGTGTGCCAGGCTGGCTTATGGGGCCGGGCGGGAAGATGTGCGGCCGGAGGAGATAGCGGACCAGGAATTAGCAGAAGCAATACAGAAGTCCGTAGAGGAAGCAG
- the DDI2 gene encoding protein DDI1 homolog 2 isoform X3 has translation MLLTVFCLRRDRSELTFSLQVDADFELQNFRALCELESGIPAAESQIVYAERPLTDNNRSLASYGLKDGDVVILRQKETVEPRPSIRFPGLPRIDFSSIAVPGTSTQQRQPPAQRLRPSPSDASSFPQGLENPALLREMLLANPHELSLLKERNPPLAEALLSGDLEKFTRVLLEQQQDRARREQERIRLYSADPFDLEAQAKIEEDIRQQNIEENMTIAMEEAPESFGQVVMLYINCKVNGHPVKAFVDSGAQMTIMSQACAERCNIMRLVDRRWAGIAKGVGTQKIIGRVHLAQVQIEGDFLACSFSILEEQPMDMLLGLDMLKRHQCSIDLKKNVLVIGTTGSQTTFLPEGELPECARLAYGAGREDVRPEEIADQELAEAIQKSVEEAAGTRKNK, from the exons ATGCTGCTCACCGTGTTCTGCCTGCGCCGCGACCGCAGCGAGCTGACCTTCTCGCTGCAGGTGGACGCCGACTTCGAGCTGCAGAACTTCCGCGCTCTCTGCGAGCTCGAGTCCGGTATCCCGGCGGCGGAGAGCCAG ATAGTCTATGCGGAGAGGCCTCTAACTGACAACAACAGATCTTTGGCCTCCTATGGCTTGAAAGACGGGGATGTGGTGATTTTGCGACAGAAAGAGACCGTAGAGCCACGGCCTTCAATCCGTTTCCCAG GTCTGCCGAGGATAGACTTCAGCAGCATTGCGGTTCCCGGGACATCCACGCAGCAGCGTCAGCCACCAGCACAGCGTCTGCGTCCGTCACCTTCCGATGCATCTTCGTTCCCTCAGGGTTTGGAAAATCCCGCATTGCTACGGGAGATGCTGCTTGCAAATCCCCACGAGCTGTCCCTGCTGAAGGAGCGCAATCCGCCCCTGGCGGAGGCACTGCTCAGTGGAGACCTCG AGAAATTCACCAGGGTGTTGCTGGAACAACAGCAGGACCGAGCCCGGCGGGAGCAGGAGAGGATCCGACTCTATTCAGCTGACCCTTTCGATCTTGAGGCACAGGCCAAGATAGAAGAAGACATCAG GCAACAAAACATTGAAGAAAATATGACGATAGCGATGGAAGAGGCCCCTGAGAGTTTCGGTCAGGTGGTGATGCTTTATATTAACTGTAAAGTCAACGGACATCCAGTGAAAGCCTTTGTTGACTCAG GTGCCCAGATGACCATCATGAGCCAAGCTTGTGCTGAAAGGTGCAACATAATGAGGCTGGTAGATCGGCGGTGGGCTGGCATTGCTAAAGGTGTAggcacacagaaaataattggCAGAGTGCACTTAG CTCAGGTTCAAATTGAAGGGGATTTCCTGGCGTGTTCCTTCTCAATCCTTGAAGAGCAGCCCATGGACATGCTTCTAGGACTGGATATGCTTAAGAGGCATCAG TGTTCAATTGATCTCAAGAAGAATGTACTAGTGATCGGCACGACTGGTTCTCAGACCACTTTCCTCCCGGAGGGCGAGCTCCCAGAGTGTGCCAGGCTGGCTTATGGGGCCGGGCGGGAAGATGTGCGGCCGGAGGAGATAGCGGACCAGGAATTAGCAGAAGCAATACAGAAGTCCGTAGAGGAAGCAG